The following nucleotide sequence is from Fibrobacter succinogenes.
TGTAAAAATGATTTAAAAATAGATCATTTTGTGGATGAACGTGATGGAAACGATTATGAGATTGTTCAGATTGGCGATCGATTTTGGATGGCGGAAAACTTGAATTATAAAATGGATTCAAGTTGGTGTTATGATAATGAAGAAAAAAATTGTCAAAAATTTGGTCGCTTGTATCAATGGCGTGAGGCTATTAGTGCTTGCCCAGATGGTTGGATGTTGCCATCGTTTGATGATTTCTTTAGTCTCGTAAATTATGTTGACAGCGTTATGAATGGGAAAAAAAATGTTTTGGAAAGAGAATGTACATGGGCTTGTGGTCAATTAAGTGTTTCTGCAGGAAAATATTTAAAAACACAAGCAGAATGGATTGGATTAGGAAATGGAACTGATTTATTTGGTTTTTCCGCAAAACCCGCGGGATTCTTAAGTCAAGGTGATACTCAGAATCACTTTACTTGGATGAACGAAAAAACATTTTATTGGTCAACGAAAATTTCTGATTATGAAAAGAATCCTTTTATATTTCTGTTATCTAGTGATGATGTTGTTGATTTCTACTCTGTTTCCCCTCGTTCAGGAGTTTCAATACGCTGTGTAAAGTCAAAAATTTAGAAGCAATCTACGAAAATTGCGGTGGCGATCATTGTGCTCCAATTATAACGAAAATATATGCAGAATGATACATCGCTTGGTATGCTGGCTGGAAATAAGTAAAGGATTTGATTTTTTTTATAATAGTCAATTGTATATTCTAATGACGAACTGGTAAAGGCATCTTCTTCACAAGATGCCCTTTCTTTTTACTTTATTTTTCTAAATCTGTCTCCATGAACTTTATACGTAAGTACGAGTTGGTTCTTATTTGACTAGTAGTGTCAAGAATACCGAAATTCGCGACCTTCTGCAGGGAATGGCGGTTCAGTATGGCTTGATTCGAACGTCTCAATTGACATCACTTAGTCCTTTTTATATATTCAAAACATGGGACTTTACGTCAATCCAAACAATGTAAACTTCCAAGAGGCGCTGGATTCTCCCATCTACGTGGACAAGTCCATGCTTATCGCTGAAATTAACCGCCTTGTGCGCACAACGAAAAAATTCGTGTGCGTTTCCCGTTCGCGCCGTTTCGGGAAGACCATGGCGGGCAACATGCTCTGTGCCTACTTCAGCAAGGGGTGTGACAGTCGCGAGCTGTTCGCGAATTTGAAGATTGCGAAAGATCCCGGCTTCGAGAAATACCTGAACAAACTGAATGTCATCAAGTTGGATGTAAATGCGTTCTACTCAAAATATGGCCTCAATGCTGATTTGGTTTCCCTGTTTTCTGCCAGCATTCGAGCTGAGTTAAAGGATGCGTTCCCATCGGTGCTCATTCCCGATGACGAGCCGTTGGCGGGCTGTCTCGAAAAAATCTATGCATTCACGAACGAACAGTTGTACTTGGCGTATGACCGTAAGGAACTGCAGTGTTACATCCCTAATCGCGAGGTGCGTGATCAGTGGATTCTTTCGGTTCAGCAGTCGCCCGATTACAAGGGCCTGATGGAATTGGTGAATGCATCGAAGTTGCTTGTTGAAAACACCATCGAAGGAAATGCTGAAGTTGTCGGGACCGCCCTAAACAAGTCCGATATGGAACGGTGAATTTTTATGCAAGAACTTTTAGTGATTATTGGAATTATGGACGGCCAAGAATATATCATATGAGTGGGTCTATGGAAAATGAAGCAGATATTTATGCTGGAATAACTAATTATACGTATGAAAACCATCCGGGGTACTAATGAAACCGATTTGCTTGTTTTTGCTTTTTCTTGTTTTGACAAGTTGTAAGTATTTTTTGGCTGATGCTTATCATTTTAAGCATGTTGAAATATTTAGTCAAGTTGTTAAATTGAATGAGTTAGAACAAGTAAAGTCGAATTTTTATTTTGGTAATATGCTAGAAAATAAGGATTCGTGTTCAGTATGGCCAGAAATGGATGGCCGAATTAGAACAGTTGCTAGAATTTATGATGCTTGTCATGATACATGTTTGATTGAATGGATTGTTGATTCTAATGTTGTTGATAAAATAAAAATTTTAGAATTTTTTGATAATCCAGATCAGTGAATTGGTAAATTACTTGTGATGTATGATGAAAAAAATTTTATATTCATCCAAAGGGTAATGTATGGAAGTTTGATTTAGATTCTTTAAAAAGAATAGAAAAATAAAAAGAGAATCTATCGAGGTTTTTTATATTTTAAAGGTCTAATTTTAAATTAGGCCTTTTTTGTATAATAGGGAATTCTTTGCTTAATGGAATAATTCAATCATATAAATTACCATACATTTTTCTTACAATTTCTTAAATTCCTTACAAAGGCTTCTTGCTTACAAGAAGTCTTTTCTTTTTACTTTATTTTTCTAAATTTGTCCCCATGATTTTTATACGCAAGTACGAGTTGGTTCTTGCATTGTTGTTTGCTTTGTGCGCAACTGTGCCCGCCCAGACATTTACTCCGCTCCCGATTGCGGATTCCGTTA
It contains:
- a CDS encoding AAA family ATPase, with protein sequence MGLYVNPNNVNFQEALDSPIYVDKSMLIAEINRLVRTTKKFVCVSRSRRFGKTMAGNMLCAYFSKGCDSRELFANLKIAKDPGFEKYLNKLNVIKLDVNAFYSKYGLNADLVSLFSASIRAELKDAFPSVLIPDDEPLAGCLEKIYAFTNEQLYLAYDRKELQCYIPNREVRDQWILSVQQSPDYKGLMELVNASKLLVENTIEGNAEVVGTALNKSDMER
- a CDS encoding FISUMP domain-containing protein, whose amino-acid sequence is MIKKMFFFVAIFVFVACKNDLKIDHFVDERDGNDYEIVQIGDRFWMAENLNYKMDSSWCYDNEEKNCQKFGRLYQWREAISACPDGWMLPSFDDFFSLVNYVDSVMNGKKNVLERECTWACGQLSVSAGKYLKTQAEWIGLGNGTDLFGFSAKPAGFLSQGDTQNHFTWMNEKTFYWSTKISDYEKNPFIFLLSSDDVVDFYSVSPRSGVSIRCVKSKI